One Kangiella geojedonensis DNA segment encodes these proteins:
- a CDS encoding FAD-binding oxidoreductase, giving the protein MQPSLDSLRNILEADCLLTDSDSLSQYGKDWTNQYTPAPLAIALPKTTEQVAAIVQWANKHSVALVPSGGRTGLSGGAVAEHGELVIALDKMNQVIAFESATQQVKCQAGVITEQLQQFAEENDLYYPVDFASSGSSQIGGNIATNAGGIKVIRYGLTRDWIMGLTVVTGKGEVLELNAGLIKNATGYDLRHLFIGSEGTLGIVTEATIKLTRQPKNLTVLLLAIPQLDKVKELLNTFQKEVDLTAFEFFSEEALLKVMPHHNLPRPVETEAPFYCLLEFDATSDDILENALGCFESGLEQEFILDGVMSQSQQQAAELWKYREYISETISSRRPYKNDISVTPDKVSEFLGRVNNIVAEHYPEFEVIWFGHIGDGNLHLNILAPDDMDYAEFVKACENVNPLIFEVLRELGGSISAEHGVGLLKKPYLNYTRTEAEINYMKGIKAAFDPNNIMNPGKLF; this is encoded by the coding sequence GTGCAACCATCGCTAGACTCACTACGCAATATTTTAGAAGCAGATTGCTTATTAACAGATTCCGACTCGCTCAGCCAATACGGCAAGGATTGGACCAATCAGTACACGCCTGCACCTCTGGCTATTGCTTTACCCAAAACAACCGAGCAGGTCGCAGCGATAGTGCAATGGGCAAATAAACACTCTGTGGCGCTCGTCCCCTCTGGTGGCCGTACCGGCTTAAGTGGCGGTGCTGTTGCCGAGCATGGAGAACTTGTTATCGCTTTGGATAAGATGAACCAAGTGATAGCGTTTGAAAGCGCCACTCAGCAAGTCAAATGCCAAGCTGGCGTCATTACGGAACAGTTACAGCAGTTCGCTGAAGAAAATGACCTATACTACCCGGTTGACTTCGCTTCTAGCGGCTCCAGCCAAATTGGTGGAAATATCGCGACCAACGCTGGTGGCATTAAAGTGATTCGTTACGGCCTAACTCGCGACTGGATCATGGGGCTAACCGTTGTTACGGGAAAAGGTGAAGTTCTTGAACTTAATGCTGGTTTAATAAAGAACGCAACCGGTTATGATTTACGCCATTTATTCATTGGCAGTGAAGGCACTCTAGGTATTGTGACTGAGGCGACTATTAAGTTAACCCGCCAGCCCAAAAACTTAACAGTTCTATTACTGGCTATTCCACAGCTAGATAAGGTTAAAGAGCTACTCAACACATTCCAGAAAGAAGTCGATCTGACCGCCTTCGAGTTTTTCTCAGAAGAAGCTCTTTTGAAAGTCATGCCTCACCACAACCTACCCCGCCCTGTTGAAACTGAAGCGCCTTTTTATTGCCTTTTAGAGTTTGATGCAACCTCTGATGACATACTTGAAAACGCTTTGGGTTGCTTTGAGTCAGGGCTGGAGCAGGAATTTATCCTAGATGGCGTCATGAGCCAAAGTCAGCAACAGGCTGCGGAACTTTGGAAGTACAGAGAGTATATATCAGAAACCATCTCCTCAAGACGCCCTTACAAAAATGATATTTCAGTAACGCCAGATAAAGTGTCTGAGTTCTTGGGAAGAGTCAATAACATCGTTGCCGAACACTATCCTGAATTCGAAGTCATCTGGTTTGGGCATATCGGCGATGGTAATTTGCACCTAAATATTCTTGCACCAGATGATATGGATTATGCGGAATTCGTGAAAGCATGTGAAAACGTTAACCCGTTAATCTTTGAAGTGCTGCGAGAGCTTGGCGGTAGTATTTCTGCGGAGCATGGTGTTGGTCTATTAAAAAAACCTTACCTTAACTACACTCGCACCGAAGCTGAAATCAATTACATGAAGGGTATTAAAGCTGCCTTTGATCCTAACAACATCATGAATCCTGGAAAATTATTCTAA
- the gltX gene encoding glutamate--tRNA ligase, whose protein sequence is MTVKTRFAPSPTGYLHVGGARTALYSWLYAKKHQGDFVLRIEDTDRERSTDESVAAIFEGMEWLMLGHDEGPFYQTHRFDRYKEQIEALLEEGKAYRCYCSKERLEKLREEQQANKQNIGYDGHCRNLSADEQDTSKPHVIRFKNPLEGKVVFNDLIKGEIAVSNSELDDLIIARTDGTPTYNFTVVVDDLDMGISHVIRGDDHVNNTPRQINMIEALGSDVPKYAHVPMILGEDGKRLSKRHGAVGVMQYRDQGYLPQAVLNYLVRLGWSHGDQEVFSVEEMIEHFDLKDVNRAPSAFNTEKLNWLNQHYMKSLPTEEVMKHLQWHLGQAGLDLTQGPDIEKLIPAMAERVKTLKELVAAVHYFYEDYEAFDAKAAKKHLRPVAREPLELSQKKLSEQNDWSADKLHELVSATAEELELGMGKVGMPLRVAVTGSGMSPDLGITLEWIGKDRVLKRIDKALAFIAEREAQS, encoded by the coding sequence ATGACCGTTAAAACTCGCTTTGCTCCAAGTCCTACCGGATATTTACACGTTGGTGGCGCTCGAACTGCGCTTTACAGCTGGTTATACGCAAAAAAGCACCAGGGAGACTTTGTCCTTCGAATCGAAGATACCGATCGTGAGCGTTCTACGGATGAATCTGTGGCCGCTATTTTCGAAGGTATGGAGTGGTTAATGCTTGGTCATGATGAAGGACCATTCTACCAAACACATCGTTTTGATCGTTATAAAGAACAGATTGAAGCCTTGTTGGAAGAGGGCAAAGCTTATCGTTGTTATTGCTCAAAAGAGCGTCTTGAAAAACTTCGTGAAGAGCAACAGGCGAACAAGCAAAACATTGGATACGATGGGCATTGTCGTAATTTGTCTGCTGATGAGCAGGATACGTCTAAGCCACACGTGATTCGTTTTAAGAACCCACTGGAAGGGAAGGTCGTTTTCAATGACTTAATCAAGGGTGAAATTGCTGTGAGTAATTCTGAGCTTGATGACCTAATTATTGCTCGTACCGATGGCACTCCGACTTATAATTTTACGGTTGTGGTGGATGATTTAGACATGGGAATTAGCCATGTTATCCGTGGTGATGACCATGTTAATAATACTCCGCGTCAAATCAATATGATTGAAGCTTTAGGCTCTGACGTGCCTAAGTACGCGCATGTTCCTATGATTTTAGGCGAAGATGGTAAACGCTTATCAAAACGACATGGTGCGGTAGGGGTCATGCAGTATCGTGACCAAGGTTATTTGCCTCAAGCCGTATTGAATTATTTAGTGCGTTTAGGTTGGTCTCATGGTGATCAAGAAGTGTTTTCTGTTGAGGAAATGATTGAGCATTTTGACTTGAAGGATGTAAACCGAGCACCCTCGGCATTCAACACTGAAAAACTCAACTGGCTGAATCAGCATTACATGAAATCCTTGCCTACAGAAGAAGTGATGAAACACCTTCAATGGCATCTTGGTCAAGCTGGATTAGACCTTACACAAGGTCCCGATATTGAAAAGCTGATACCTGCCATGGCTGAGAGGGTTAAAACTCTGAAAGAGTTAGTAGCCGCAGTTCACTACTTTTATGAAGACTATGAAGCGTTTGATGCCAAGGCTGCAAAAAAGCACTTGCGCCCAGTAGCTCGAGAGCCATTAGAGTTATCACAAAAAAAATTGTCTGAGCAGAATGATTGGTCAGCCGATAAACTTCACGAATTAGTCAGCGCAACCGCTGAAGAATTAGAACTTGGTATGGGCAAGGTTGGAATGCCATTGAGAGTAGCCGTCACTGGCTCCGGTATGTCACCAGACTTAGGTATTACGCTAGAGTGGATTGGCAAGGATCGTGTCTTGAAGCGTATAGATAAGGCGCTTGCATTTATTGCGGAAAGAGAAGCTCAAAGTTAA
- a CDS encoding ligand-binding sensor domain-containing diguanylate cyclase — MTYKSRLNVKQLESQPIGKAFHSLLLFALLIVANTLLIPPANAETDISDRIRFYSLTIEDGLSQSTVYDITQDRHGFMWFGTQDGLNRYDGVKFDQLRHVASKPESLVSPTINQLLYDNKDTVWVLTPQGLDGVDILSLEIVHWTEELKNLANDDDLSFENFQIHSIALSSDNKVMALTNNYLVLIEPENGAITRLTQFDAFIKEHDFSKFLVLNQRLYFLEDSCIVSVDMRGRDRFTECLSSDVELLELLPNHESDQEFFVTGEKGFAVFSIQTLNDEYSIQYFDVKDGRKQSRVRVRQLLPFKNGYWLATEAGLKYWDSSKNSITVELYSDYSDPHSINNDTSLSIWKSKDGLFWVGSLFGINYWKSKQEFVHLLKKREVMNFKNNNYTTSLLKTHDGYLLVGTDSGIYRYNNDFSILQNFSPLKVGESFVSTGYVGGLVEDRHRNLWIITNNGLFFKPFGDESFVHLEKVHGANGSLLDLKTLSSIVETRSGDIWLGGENRFYHIKIESNQGSTLGASSLSFHDYSKFLPEQVISSKYGAYTVYEDLQGYLWIGSAQGLVRFNPINQSTEHYTSVQTNTQTLSNSDITVIYEDMLGVLWIGTVSGLNRVRYNSQGDVYFQRVTESDGFVDDFICSILADNSGYLWVSTANGLVKYHPDKGTPVNFTYEDGLQYNEFYTNADFSDEEGNLFFGGLNGITMLSPNDISIDKEEKSLQIISVKQASEEKNITKEGSTYFSKVSDLGTVIIRLTTFDYINGRGADYRYKIDALDDSWIDLDGPTIKLHNIQQEQLLIRTQVRQKDGRWGDEEVTLLLSVEKRFWASAQGFMLYLLILSLVVIGVAIYLSRYFSRRLTLQEKKLKERKAQTQLLLSEKKTLLYQVEDLQYSLSEQRYLSERLENQLENISVNDQLTGFKSKQYLKKHIDSELENIAKTWVADDGIAGVYLGVFAVDIDNLAMINKEHGHLCGNEVLKQAADCLKTISYGTDTLVRWQGATLLILSRGIEKREQMIMAEKIRSIIASRKFDLGNGASIDVTCSVGFGRFPFLGDPSEVITWEQLIYVINRALKVAKSNSRNAWLGIYTNQFSHPQEIRAQITTNLSGLLASGQLDYVSSIPKSNKIDWDDNSS, encoded by the coding sequence GTGACATACAAATCGAGGTTAAACGTTAAACAATTAGAAAGTCAGCCAATTGGGAAGGCTTTCCATTCTCTACTGCTATTTGCGTTATTAATAGTCGCGAACACACTTCTTATTCCTCCAGCAAATGCAGAAACAGACATATCCGATAGAATCAGGTTTTACTCTTTAACCATAGAAGATGGTTTAAGTCAAAGCACAGTCTACGACATCACACAAGACCGCCACGGATTTATGTGGTTTGGAACACAAGATGGTCTGAACCGTTACGATGGAGTCAAGTTTGATCAGTTAAGACATGTTGCTAGCAAGCCTGAAAGTTTAGTTTCTCCGACCATTAATCAATTGCTCTATGACAATAAAGATACAGTTTGGGTATTAACTCCCCAAGGGCTTGATGGTGTTGATATTCTGTCATTAGAGATTGTTCACTGGACAGAAGAGCTTAAAAATCTAGCCAATGACGATGATCTTAGCTTTGAAAACTTCCAGATACACTCTATTGCTCTTTCTTCTGATAATAAAGTGATGGCTTTGACCAATAATTATCTTGTTTTAATTGAACCTGAGAATGGTGCCATCACTAGGTTGACTCAGTTTGATGCTTTCATTAAAGAACATGATTTTTCAAAATTCCTGGTGCTTAATCAGCGACTCTACTTTTTGGAGGATAGCTGCATTGTCTCCGTCGATATGCGTGGACGAGACCGTTTTACGGAGTGTCTTTCAAGTGATGTTGAGCTACTAGAGCTTTTACCTAACCATGAATCTGATCAAGAGTTCTTTGTAACTGGAGAGAAAGGTTTTGCTGTATTTAGCATTCAAACGTTAAACGATGAGTATTCCATACAATATTTTGATGTAAAGGACGGCCGAAAGCAGAGTAGAGTACGCGTTAGGCAGCTATTACCCTTTAAAAATGGATATTGGCTTGCAACTGAAGCGGGTCTTAAGTACTGGGACTCTTCTAAAAACTCCATCACAGTCGAGCTATACTCTGACTATAGCGATCCTCATTCCATTAATAATGACACCAGCTTGTCTATATGGAAATCAAAAGATGGGCTATTCTGGGTTGGAAGCTTATTCGGTATTAACTACTGGAAGTCAAAACAAGAATTCGTTCACTTACTCAAAAAGCGTGAAGTGATGAATTTTAAAAACAATAATTACACCACCAGTTTGTTGAAAACTCATGATGGGTATTTATTGGTTGGAACAGACTCCGGTATATACCGCTACAATAATGACTTCTCAATCTTACAGAACTTCAGCCCGCTAAAAGTCGGAGAGAGCTTTGTCAGTACTGGTTACGTTGGAGGATTAGTTGAGGACCGACATAGAAACTTATGGATAATCACCAATAATGGGTTGTTTTTTAAACCCTTTGGAGATGAAAGTTTTGTTCACTTAGAAAAAGTTCATGGAGCAAATGGTAGCCTTCTCGATCTAAAAACCTTATCAAGTATTGTCGAAACAAGAAGTGGTGACATATGGTTGGGCGGAGAAAATCGTTTTTATCATATTAAAATTGAGTCGAATCAAGGCTCAACTTTGGGAGCATCCAGTTTAAGCTTTCATGATTACTCTAAATTTTTACCAGAGCAAGTTATTAGCTCAAAGTATGGTGCTTATACGGTATACGAAGATTTACAGGGATATTTATGGATTGGGAGTGCTCAGGGGCTTGTAAGGTTTAACCCAATTAACCAAAGTACGGAACACTACACCAGTGTTCAAACTAATACGCAAACCTTATCCAATTCTGATATTACTGTTATTTACGAGGATATGCTGGGGGTTCTTTGGATTGGTACCGTCTCTGGATTAAACCGTGTGCGTTATAACTCACAAGGCGATGTTTATTTTCAAAGAGTAACGGAGAGTGATGGGTTTGTTGATGATTTTATTTGTTCTATTTTAGCCGACAACTCAGGTTACTTATGGGTTTCAACAGCCAATGGTTTAGTGAAATATCACCCTGACAAAGGGACGCCAGTAAACTTTACCTATGAAGATGGGCTTCAATACAATGAGTTTTACACCAATGCAGATTTTTCTGACGAAGAGGGCAACTTATTCTTTGGTGGCTTGAATGGCATTACCATGTTAAGCCCTAATGATATTAGCATCGATAAAGAAGAGAAAAGCCTGCAAATCATCTCAGTAAAGCAAGCCTCCGAAGAAAAAAACATTACTAAAGAAGGCAGTACTTATTTTTCTAAAGTTAGTGATCTTGGTACTGTTATTATTCGACTGACTACATTTGACTATATCAACGGACGAGGAGCAGATTACCGTTATAAAATTGATGCTCTTGATGATAGCTGGATTGACTTAGATGGACCCACGATAAAATTACACAACATTCAGCAAGAACAGTTATTGATACGAACCCAGGTGAGGCAAAAAGATGGGCGCTGGGGCGATGAAGAAGTTACGCTATTATTAAGTGTAGAAAAGCGCTTTTGGGCCAGCGCTCAAGGGTTTATGCTTTATTTACTTATCTTGTCACTGGTGGTCATTGGGGTGGCCATTTATTTGTCCCGATATTTTTCGAGACGTTTGACCCTGCAGGAAAAAAAGCTCAAGGAAAGAAAAGCTCAAACTCAATTGCTATTGAGTGAAAAGAAAACACTACTCTACCAAGTTGAAGACTTACAGTATTCTCTCTCCGAGCAACGCTACTTATCAGAGCGACTTGAAAATCAATTAGAGAATATCTCTGTCAATGACCAATTGACTGGGTTTAAAAGCAAACAATATTTAAAGAAGCATATTGATTCGGAGTTAGAAAATATCGCAAAGACTTGGGTTGCGGATGATGGAATCGCTGGTGTGTATCTTGGTGTTTTTGCGGTTGATATCGATAATTTGGCCATGATTAACAAAGAGCATGGCCATTTATGTGGAAACGAGGTTCTAAAACAAGCCGCAGACTGTTTAAAGACGATTAGTTATGGCACGGATACCTTGGTTCGATGGCAGGGCGCTACACTTCTGATATTAAGCCGCGGGATTGAGAAGCGCGAGCAGATGATTATGGCTGAGAAAATACGCTCGATCATAGCGTCTCGTAAGTTTGATCTAGGCAATGGTGCCAGTATTGATGTTACTTGTAGCGTCGGCTTCGGGCGCTTCCCTTTCTTGGGTGACCCGAGTGAGGTCATTACGTGGGAGCAGTTAATTTACGTTATCAACCGCGCACTCAAAGTGGCTAAAAGTAACAGCCGTAACGCTTGGCTTGGTATTTATACCAATCAGTTTTCTCATCCTCAGGAAATTCGGGCCCAAATCACTACTAATCTCAGCGGACTGTTAGCCAGTGGTCAGTTGGATTATGTGTCTTCAATACCAAAATCAAACAAAATTGATTGGGATGACAACTCCTCTTAA
- a CDS encoding M1 family metallopeptidase, whose translation MKTSYKYLMLVAAFGLTACQQESGNEQPEEQNVVVEKKVETKKEEKKAVQQVQPVDEHSYGNIDEVQLHHLDLELTVNFDAKALEGFVDLTFKRLKDDVSELVLDTRDITIDKTQQWVNDSWQDTPFDLADKDPDLGSKLSIQINDSTQKVRVYYKTQPQASGLQWLTPEQTAGKKHPFVYSQAQAIHARSFIPLQDSPAVRVTYNANLKTPKELLALMSAFNEPDTELDGDYHFEMPQAIPPYLIALGVGNLEFKAMSDRTGVYAEPSLLDPAVAEFDDTERMVQVTEEMYGPYRWGRYDLLILPPSFPYGGMENPRLSFITPTVIAGDKSLVNLIAHELAHSWSGNLVTNATWEDFWLNEGFTSYVENRIMEELFGEKRATMERALSVQGLHEEVKALPKEFTILNVDLNGRDPDDAFSGVPYTKGQMFLTYLEKKFGREVFDAFLVEYFNAHAFQSLTTKEFKKYLKANLLDKHPGVVSMDEIETWIHEPMLPEMMPNPTSDAFTTIDAETKAWLAGEKSLADLESGEWTVHEWLHFINNLPEDLSQEQMVQLDEAFKLTDSSNNEIAHAWLLLSLKSNYDAVMPRLETYLISIGRRKLIVPLYKQLMETDEGATFAKRVYKVARPGYHPLAQGTLDAVVK comes from the coding sequence ATGAAGACAAGTTATAAGTATTTGATGTTGGTAGCAGCTTTCGGCTTGACTGCCTGCCAGCAAGAGTCAGGCAATGAACAGCCTGAAGAGCAAAATGTGGTTGTTGAAAAGAAGGTTGAAACCAAAAAAGAAGAAAAGAAAGCCGTTCAACAAGTTCAGCCTGTTGATGAGCATTCATACGGCAACATCGATGAAGTTCAACTTCATCATTTGGATCTTGAACTAACGGTCAACTTTGATGCGAAAGCTTTAGAAGGCTTCGTGGATCTTACTTTTAAGCGCTTGAAAGACGATGTATCAGAGTTAGTACTGGATACTCGTGATATCACAATTGATAAAACTCAACAGTGGGTCAATGACTCATGGCAAGATACACCGTTTGACTTAGCTGATAAAGATCCAGACCTTGGCTCTAAGCTTAGCATCCAAATTAATGATTCTACTCAAAAAGTTCGTGTTTATTACAAAACACAACCGCAAGCGAGTGGCCTGCAGTGGTTAACACCAGAGCAAACAGCGGGCAAAAAGCACCCATTTGTTTACAGCCAAGCTCAAGCGATCCATGCTCGTAGTTTTATTCCTCTTCAGGACTCTCCAGCAGTACGTGTGACTTATAACGCTAACTTGAAAACACCGAAAGAACTATTGGCTCTGATGAGTGCTTTCAATGAGCCTGATACTGAACTGGATGGTGATTATCACTTTGAAATGCCGCAAGCGATTCCACCGTACCTCATTGCTTTAGGTGTGGGTAACCTTGAATTCAAGGCGATGAGTGACCGTACTGGTGTCTATGCTGAACCGAGCTTGCTCGATCCAGCTGTTGCTGAGTTTGATGATACCGAAAGAATGGTTCAGGTCACTGAAGAAATGTACGGCCCGTATCGTTGGGGACGTTATGACTTGTTAATTTTACCGCCTAGTTTCCCATACGGTGGTATGGAAAACCCTCGTTTGTCGTTCATCACTCCAACCGTAATCGCGGGTGATAAAAGTTTGGTTAACCTAATTGCGCACGAATTAGCACATTCATGGTCTGGTAACTTAGTTACTAACGCGACTTGGGAAGACTTTTGGTTAAACGAAGGCTTCACTAGCTACGTTGAAAACCGCATTATGGAAGAGTTGTTCGGCGAAAAACGTGCAACCATGGAGCGCGCTCTTTCTGTACAAGGATTGCATGAGGAAGTGAAAGCATTGCCAAAAGAATTTACGATTCTTAATGTTGATTTGAATGGTCGCGATCCTGATGATGCTTTCTCAGGTGTTCCTTACACTAAAGGACAAATGTTCCTGACGTATCTTGAGAAAAAGTTTGGACGTGAAGTGTTTGACGCTTTCTTAGTTGAATACTTCAACGCGCATGCATTCCAGAGTTTGACGACGAAAGAGTTTAAGAAGTATTTAAAAGCTAACTTGCTCGATAAGCATCCAGGTGTGGTGAGCATGGATGAAATCGAGACTTGGATTCATGAGCCAATGCTACCAGAGATGATGCCAAACCCAACCTCAGACGCCTTCACGACAATTGATGCCGAAACAAAAGCATGGTTGGCTGGTGAGAAGAGTTTAGCGGATCTAGAGTCAGGTGAGTGGACGGTGCATGAGTGGTTACACTTTATTAATAACTTGCCAGAAGACCTGTCACAAGAGCAGATGGTGCAACTGGATGAAGCCTTTAAGCTAACCGACTCAAGCAATAATGAGATCGCTCATGCATGGTTATTATTGTCGTTGAAGAGCAACTACGACGCGGTAATGCCTCGCTTAGAGACCTACTTGATATCAATCGGTCGTCGTAAGCTGATTGTGCCATTATACAAGCAGCTAATGGAAACGGACGAAGGCGCTACTTTTGCTAAACGCGTGTATAAAGTCGCTCGACCTGGTTACCATCCTTTAGCACAGGGTACTCTCGACGCAGTCGTCAAATAA
- a CDS encoding cyanophycinase encodes MPSQGSGKFDRGYIIPIGGCSHQLHDIVAEQVRSICLSASATAVILNVGQEKIAHNIEKTLLANGFESCVELDIRTRQDTNNEQLIKQMSDKELIVIVGEKPLQISTLIGGTPIAKQLRKLNADGVHVMGSYGAAALLSEHMIAGGEDSITPKQDGVTMAPGLGLTNRFMLDYHFEQPGRLGRLLTALSYNPFTIGVGIDEGSALFISPQDELQVYGDGSATLIDPSNLQYSSMGTAGSGDYISLFGLQMHILAPGSRFKAADHKAFDEHWA; translated from the coding sequence ATGCCATCACAAGGTAGCGGTAAATTTGATAGGGGGTACATTATCCCTATTGGCGGTTGTAGCCATCAGCTACATGACATAGTTGCGGAGCAAGTTCGAAGTATCTGTCTTAGCGCATCAGCAACAGCTGTTATTTTGAATGTTGGGCAAGAAAAAATTGCACACAATATCGAAAAAACCTTATTAGCCAATGGTTTTGAATCTTGTGTAGAGCTCGATATTCGAACACGACAAGATACCAATAATGAGCAACTGATTAAGCAAATGTCGGACAAAGAGCTGATTGTGATTGTTGGTGAGAAACCACTTCAAATATCGACGCTCATTGGTGGCACTCCAATAGCTAAACAACTTCGTAAGCTTAATGCTGATGGGGTTCATGTTATGGGCAGTTATGGCGCTGCAGCCTTACTCAGTGAGCACATGATAGCCGGTGGTGAAGACTCCATCACGCCTAAGCAAGATGGCGTCACAATGGCTCCAGGATTAGGTTTAACCAACCGCTTTATGCTCGACTACCATTTTGAGCAACCTGGTCGACTGGGACGATTATTAACCGCCCTCTCCTACAACCCGTTTACCATCGGAGTAGGAATTGATGAAGGTTCAGCACTTTTTATTAGTCCTCAGGATGAATTACAGGTCTATGGCGATGGTTCGGCGACGTTAATCGATCCTAGCAACCTGCAGTATTCATCCATGGGAACAGCCGGTAGTGGTGACTATATATCGCTATTTGGCTTACAAATGCACATTTTAGCCCCCGGTAGTCGCTTTAAAGCAGCAGACCATAAAGCTTTTGACGAACACTGGGCTTAA